Proteins found in one Vagococcus carniphilus genomic segment:
- a CDS encoding helix-turn-helix transcriptional regulator has protein sequence MDTKIMQSMIDWVEEHLIEGFSIQDLGIFMGYSPYYCSFKFHQNTGITLKRYRLLRSMYLASQELKDYPSLPIIDIALKYGYSSQEAFTRTFKKLYGMTPYDYRKSKSLTQHYQTIKILKEMGDYMIDGSKKIEISQKQEKLRNQYTDSILNILNGEAMYRDFKSNQLMLDSSYVPFNEAMCINDSTYPIFSEEFLAIRAKGHQVSQTSYIEKVWQPFEKLKINDYQCLILWFGDDMFCQMNLLTLLAYLEQIDFKGDIYYHAVHEKTYDIDEYKMTLGSFTSLYQDVILNKQYNQNSPLPVLHQGIQLYLNWHQPINPIRQFIQMNLTLTEEDLLEKLMQLFPDYGLGDSQYEQLIKEYK, from the coding sequence ATGGATACAAAAATAATGCAATCAATGATTGATTGGGTGGAAGAACATTTGATAGAAGGCTTCTCTATTCAAGATTTAGGTATATTTATGGGATATTCCCCTTATTACTGTTCTTTTAAATTCCATCAAAACACCGGTATTACTTTAAAAAGATACCGATTACTTCGCTCCATGTATTTAGCTAGTCAGGAATTAAAAGATTATCCATCTTTACCTATTATTGATATCGCTCTTAAATATGGTTATTCTTCTCAGGAAGCTTTTACAAGAACTTTTAAAAAACTTTATGGTATGACACCCTATGACTACCGTAAATCAAAATCTTTAACTCAACATTATCAAACAATCAAAATACTAAAAGAAATGGGTGATTATATGATTGATGGCTCAAAAAAAATAGAGATTTCTCAAAAACAAGAAAAACTAAGAAATCAGTATACTGATTCGATTTTAAATATTTTAAATGGTGAAGCAATGTATCGGGATTTTAAATCCAACCAATTAATGTTAGACAGCAGCTATGTTCCTTTTAACGAAGCGATGTGTATCAATGATAGTACCTATCCAATTTTCTCAGAAGAGTTCTTAGCCATAAGAGCAAAAGGACACCAAGTTAGTCAAACTTCTTATATTGAAAAAGTGTGGCAGCCGTTTGAAAAACTTAAAATAAATGACTATCAATGTCTTATTCTATGGTTTGGAGACGACATGTTCTGTCAAATGAATTTACTAACTCTCTTAGCTTATTTAGAACAGATTGATTTTAAAGGAGATATCTACTATCATGCCGTTCATGAGAAAACTTACGATATCGACGAGTATAAAATGACTTTAGGCTCATTTACTTCTCTCTATCAGGATGTTATTTTAAACAAACAATACAACCAAAATTCACCCTTACCTGTCTTACATCAAGGAATTCAGCTTTACTTAAATTGGCATCAACCAATTAACCCAATCAGACAATTTATTCAGATGAATCTAACTCTAACAGAGGAGGATTTATTAGAAAAACTGATGCAACTATTTCCTGATTACGGTTTAGGTGATAGCCAATATGAACAACTCATAAAAGAATATAAATAG
- a CDS encoding zinc ribbon domain-containing protein: MEKKQYCCEKCGNDSYQSDQFQATGGNFAKIFDVQNKKFITVSCTKCGFTELYRSETSDGWNVLDFLMGG; the protein is encoded by the coding sequence ATGGAAAAGAAACAGTATTGTTGTGAAAAGTGTGGTAATGATAGTTATCAATCAGATCAGTTCCAAGCAACAGGTGGAAACTTCGCTAAAATTTTTGATGTCCAAAATAAAAAATTTATTACAGTTAGCTGTACAAAATGTGGCTTTACAGAATTGTATCGCTCAGAAACATCAGATGGCTGGAATGTATTAGACTTTTTAATGGGTGGCTAA
- a CDS encoding L-fuculose-phosphate aldolase, translating into MKYLEERKQLVAYGKKMLDEKLTTGTGGNLSIFIREDNVMLITPSGIPYNETTEEDIVLMTLEGVVLEGKRKPSSEYDMHRVFYQKTEHVNSVVHTHSEFATVFACLQEDILPLHYIIGSIGNRVRCCRYETFGTAKLAEVAFEEMKDDKGILLGNHGTLAIGEDLASAFSVAKDIEFIAKLYYRAKSIGTPVLLNDEQLEEVIEKFGTYGQLRVHGQK; encoded by the coding sequence ATGAAGTATTTAGAGGAAAGAAAACAATTAGTGGCATATGGTAAAAAAATGTTAGATGAAAAATTAACCACAGGAACAGGTGGTAATCTGAGTATTTTTATTCGAGAAGATAATGTCATGCTAATTACCCCAAGTGGGATTCCTTATAACGAAACAACAGAAGAAGATATTGTACTAATGACACTTGAAGGAGTTGTTCTTGAAGGAAAGAGAAAACCGTCAAGTGAATATGATATGCACCGAGTTTTTTATCAAAAAACAGAACATGTCAATTCAGTTGTTCATACACATTCTGAATTTGCGACTGTCTTTGCTTGTCTTCAAGAGGATATTTTACCACTACATTATATTATTGGATCAATTGGTAATAGGGTAAGATGTTGTCGATATGAAACTTTTGGTACTGCAAAATTAGCAGAAGTAGCCTTTGAAGAGATGAAAGATGATAAAGGCATTTTGTTAGGTAATCACGGAACGTTAGCTATTGGCGAAGACCTAGCTTCAGCATTTTCAGTAGCTAAGGATATTGAGTTTATCGCAAAATTATATTACCGAGCAAAATCTATTGGTACCCCAGTTTTATTAAATGATGAACAGTTAGAAGAAGTGATTGAAAAATTTGGGACTTATGGTCAACTACGTGTTCACGGCCAAAAGTAA
- a CDS encoding s-methyl-5-thioribose-1-phosphate isomerase, translating to MQRADYNMPFLLQYENVAWYEEGKVRILDRRIYPTSIEFVECTTHQEVAQAITDMVTQSAGPYTAAGMGMALAAFEAKDLDSAAQIDFLKKAAHTIGYARPTTANRMTQITNNCYEVGKVAIENGESAIEKIVETTIDSLNRRYTIMDKVGRTLLKKIPKKGKILTQCFGETIVGTLLRAAKEENYELEVYCAETRPYLQGARLTSSCAADLGFKTTVITDNMVAYVMETKGIDVFTSAADSIARDGHIANKIGTNQIAIVAQHYEVPYFVTGIPDSDKMGREDIVIEERDPKQVLEYRGIPNTLPSVEGIYPSFDITAPSRISGIVTDKGIYSPYDLEEYFELEQTRFY from the coding sequence ATGCAAAGAGCCGATTATAATATGCCTTTTCTTTTACAATATGAAAATGTTGCATGGTATGAAGAAGGAAAAGTAAGAATTTTAGATAGACGAATTTATCCAACATCAATTGAATTTGTGGAATGTACTACTCATCAAGAGGTAGCTCAAGCTATTACAGATATGGTCACTCAAAGTGCAGGACCATATACAGCAGCTGGCATGGGAATGGCATTAGCGGCTTTTGAAGCAAAAGACTTAGATTCGGCTGCTCAAATTGACTTTCTAAAAAAAGCAGCTCATACAATAGGTTATGCTCGTCCAACAACAGCTAATCGAATGACTCAAATTACGAATAATTGTTATGAAGTCGGAAAAGTAGCTATTGAAAATGGAGAATCAGCGATAGAAAAAATTGTTGAAACGACAATTGATTCTTTGAATCGCCGTTATACGATTATGGATAAAGTAGGCAGAACGTTACTGAAAAAAATTCCTAAAAAGGGGAAAATATTAACACAATGTTTTGGTGAAACGATTGTGGGTACTCTTTTAAGAGCCGCTAAAGAAGAAAATTATGAATTAGAAGTTTATTGTGCGGAAACGAGACCTTATTTACAAGGTGCTCGTTTAACATCAAGTTGTGCAGCAGATTTAGGCTTTAAAACAACGGTTATTACTGATAATATGGTAGCTTATGTTATGGAAACAAAAGGAATTGATGTCTTTACTTCAGCTGCAGACTCAATTGCAAGAGATGGACATATTGCTAATAAAATTGGGACTAATCAAATTGCAATTGTCGCGCAACATTATGAAGTACCTTATTTTGTAACAGGTATTCCAGATAGTGATAAGATGGGGCGAGAAGATATTGTGATTGAAGAGCGTGATCCAAAACAAGTATTAGAATATCGCGGTATTCCTAACACACTACCAAGTGTAGAAGGAATTTATCCATCATTTGATATTACAGCCCCTTCAAGAATTAGTGGGATTGTAACAGATAAAGGTATTTACTCACCTTATGATTTAGAAGAGTATTTTGAATTAGAGCAAACACGTTTTTATTAA
- the mtnK gene encoding S-methyl-5-thioribose kinase encodes MEKFNTHFLMSHEEVKEYVTQKLNLFSADAELEIKEVGDGNINYVFIVEEIATKKSVVVKQADVLLRSSGRPLDINRNKIEADILKIQYDLVPEFIPEIYHYDEKMAALTMEDISIYKNLRYELEEKRTFPKLADEISTFLVETLLSTTDLVWDRKDKKTQVKNFVNIDMCDISEDLVFTEPYNDYKKQNIIIEENQSFVETFIYHNEALLAEVATLRNNYMNNAQALVHGDLHSGSIFVNQDGMKVIDPEFAFYGPMGYDIGNVIGNLFFPLAKNEFFDQDATFSEWLMATIEAIYNQVNEKMVKAYEEKVTLSIYQTDAFKTKFIKDIMADTLGYAGTEIIRRVIGDSKVKEVSNAPLGQERVAMERCLLKLGIDLILHRNEFRSGEELVRAFKLAKA; translated from the coding sequence ATGGAAAAATTTAATACGCATTTTTTAATGTCTCACGAAGAAGTTAAAGAGTATGTTACTCAAAAATTGAATTTATTTTCAGCAGATGCTGAATTAGAAATTAAAGAAGTAGGAGATGGCAATATTAACTATGTTTTTATTGTTGAAGAAATTGCCACTAAAAAAAGTGTTGTTGTTAAACAAGCAGACGTCCTTTTAAGATCTTCAGGTAGACCGTTAGATATTAATAGAAATAAAATTGAAGCAGATATTTTAAAAATTCAATACGATTTAGTACCAGAATTTATTCCAGAAATTTATCATTACGATGAAAAAATGGCAGCTTTAACAATGGAAGATATTTCAATTTATAAAAATCTTCGTTATGAATTAGAAGAGAAAAGAACATTTCCTAAATTAGCGGATGAAATTAGTACATTTTTAGTCGAAACACTTTTATCAACAACAGATCTAGTTTGGGATAGAAAAGATAAAAAAACACAAGTGAAAAACTTTGTTAATATTGATATGTGTGATATTAGTGAAGATTTAGTTTTTACGGAACCTTATAATGACTATAAAAAACAAAATATTATTATTGAAGAAAATCAATCGTTTGTCGAAACATTTATCTATCATAATGAAGCTTTATTAGCAGAAGTTGCAACTCTAAGAAATAATTACATGAATAATGCCCAAGCACTTGTTCATGGGGACTTACATTCTGGTTCTATTTTTGTTAATCAAGATGGTATGAAAGTGATTGATCCAGAGTTCGCCTTTTATGGGCCAATGGGCTACGATATTGGGAATGTTATTGGTAATCTGTTTTTCCCATTAGCTAAAAATGAGTTTTTCGATCAAGATGCAACATTTAGTGAGTGGTTGATGGCAACAATTGAAGCTATTTATAATCAAGTTAACGAAAAAATGGTAAAAGCTTATGAAGAAAAAGTGACATTATCTATCTATCAGACAGACGCTTTTAAAACTAAATTTATCAAAGACATTATGGCAGATACATTGGGATATGCGGGGACAGAAATTATTCGACGCGTTATTGGGGATTCTAAAGTTAAAGAAGTATCAAACGCGCCATTAGGTCAAGAACGTGTAGCGATGGAAAGATGTTTACTAAAATTAGGAATTGATTTAATTCTTCATCGAAATGAGTTTCGTTCAGGAGAAGAGTTAGTTCGTGCTTTTAAATTAGCAAAAGCATAA
- a CDS encoding Na+/H+ antiporter NhaC family protein: MEKKKKGHFMGMVPLIIFLILYMATGLISGSFENMPLMVGILIASAIALLMNNKDKPSTFEERVMMFCKGGGDSGLMLMVVIFILAGAFYGVANGMKAVDSITNLGLSVLPSNLILPGLFIIGCILSFAMGTSMGTVAALAPIAIDIAEKTGSNVALVCGIVVGGAMFGDNLSFISDTTIAATRSQGVSMKDKFRANILMVLPAVVINLILLALQPIDATALSTATHEYNLVNIIPYLLVIILSLVGVQVLLVMVAGVLSGMVIGLIHGDFNIIEFMKIAHDGMKGMEDMAIIAILVGGLVALMNYLGGIDWLLELLTKNTKSARGGELSIAALVSLMDIATTNNTISIIAAGPLAKDISEEFDISPARTASLLDIFSSAFNGLLPYAGQLLVIGGMAGVSPVSVMPYNWYSILMIVISLISIAIGFPKGKLSDHKKSIASQAVVAEGEA, encoded by the coding sequence ATGGAAAAGAAGAAAAAAGGGCACTTTATGGGGATGGTCCCACTTATTATCTTTTTAATTTTGTACATGGCAACAGGTTTAATTTCAGGAAGTTTTGAGAATATGCCATTAATGGTAGGTATCTTAATTGCATCGGCAATTGCTTTATTAATGAATAACAAAGATAAACCTTCTACTTTTGAAGAGCGTGTCATGATGTTTTGTAAAGGTGGAGGCGATTCTGGTTTAATGTTGATGGTGGTTATTTTTATTTTAGCCGGCGCTTTTTACGGAGTAGCTAATGGAATGAAAGCCGTAGATTCTATTACTAACTTGGGACTAAGTGTTTTACCGTCAAACTTAATTTTACCTGGTTTATTCATTATTGGTTGTATTTTAAGTTTTGCGATGGGAACTTCTATGGGAACAGTAGCAGCACTTGCTCCTATTGCGATTGATATTGCTGAAAAAACAGGCAGCAATGTCGCTTTAGTTTGTGGTATTGTTGTTGGGGGAGCAATGTTTGGAGATAATTTATCTTTTATCTCAGATACAACGATTGCTGCAACAAGAAGCCAAGGGGTTTCAATGAAAGACAAATTTAGAGCTAATATATTAATGGTTTTACCAGCAGTTGTTATTAATTTGATTTTACTAGCCTTACAACCAATTGACGCGACTGCTCTTTCAACAGCAACACATGAATATAACCTAGTTAATATCATTCCTTATCTTTTAGTTATTATTCTTTCATTAGTTGGTGTTCAAGTATTACTTGTAATGGTAGCAGGTGTCTTGTCTGGTATGGTAATTGGTTTAATTCATGGAGATTTCAATATCATTGAATTTATGAAAATTGCCCATGACGGTATGAAGGGCATGGAAGATATGGCGATTATCGCTATCTTAGTAGGTGGTTTAGTTGCTTTAATGAATTATTTAGGAGGTATTGATTGGTTACTAGAATTATTAACTAAGAATACAAAGAGTGCTCGTGGTGGAGAGTTATCAATTGCAGCGCTTGTTAGTTTGATGGATATTGCAACAACAAATAATACGATTTCAATTATTGCTGCAGGTCCTTTAGCTAAAGATATTTCAGAAGAATTTGATATTTCACCAGCTAGAACAGCTAGTTTACTAGATATTTTCTCTTCAGCCTTCAATGGATTACTACCTTATGCAGGTCAACTTCTAGTTATTGGTGGAATGGCAGGTGTATCACCTGTTAGTGTAATGCCGTATAATTGGTATTCTATTTTAATGATTGTTATCAGTTTAATTTCAATTGCGATTGGTTTTCCGAAAGGGAAATTATCAGACCATAAAAAAAGTATTGCAAGTCAAGCTGTTGTAGCAGAAGGAGAAGCTTAA
- a CDS encoding DeoR/GlpR family DNA-binding transcription regulator, whose protein sequence is MIKYDRLNAILTLLEKNGSVKVTDLSLMLGVTEETIRKDLDTLENEKKLKRVRGGAFMPNIKDKEVPVPLRESMYMEEKEVMAKLAIDLIEDSDSIALDSSTTCLAIANQLLDTQLKITVITNSLDIFNCLKGNPRIDLIGIGGNFRRVSHSFVGANAQSDIARYLIDKSFISSSGLSLGIGPTDNSEVESLVRKQFMIQSKQTILVVDHTKFDFRTIHLISDFSKIQTVITDQQPINDEWLSFFEEANIRLIY, encoded by the coding sequence ATGATAAAATACGATAGATTAAACGCAATTCTAACTTTATTAGAAAAAAATGGTAGTGTGAAAGTAACTGATTTAAGTCTAATGCTAGGCGTTACAGAAGAAACAATCAGAAAAGATTTAGATACTTTAGAAAACGAAAAAAAACTAAAACGTGTTCGTGGTGGAGCTTTTATGCCTAACATCAAGGATAAAGAAGTGCCTGTTCCTCTAAGAGAATCCATGTATATGGAAGAAAAAGAAGTGATGGCTAAACTAGCAATTGATTTAATTGAAGATAGCGATTCTATTGCTTTAGATAGCTCTACAACTTGTCTTGCTATTGCTAATCAACTATTAGATACACAGTTAAAAATAACTGTCATTACTAATTCTCTTGATATTTTCAATTGTTTAAAAGGAAACCCTCGTATCGATTTAATCGGGATTGGGGGAAATTTCAGACGTGTTTCTCATTCTTTTGTTGGAGCAAACGCTCAATCTGATATTGCTAGGTATTTAATTGATAAATCCTTTATCAGTAGTTCTGGTCTTTCTCTTGGGATTGGTCCAACTGATAATAGTGAAGTAGAATCTCTTGTTAGAAAACAATTTATGATTCAATCTAAACAAACTATTCTAGTAGTGGATCATACTAAATTTGATTTTAGAACAATTCATTTGATTTCTGACTTTTCGAAGATTCAAACTGTTATCACTGATCAACAACCGATTAATGACGAATGGCTTTCTTTCTTTGAAGAAGCAAACATTCGATTAATATATTAA
- a CDS encoding iron-containing alcohol dehydrogenase, whose protein sequence is MLNFNYHNPANIYFGKGEEKKVGELISTYTQTNNVLVLYSGDYIFDLGIYQTIEEECQKFDIQLFKNGDVVPNPELSLIQRLEKEVTENKIDFILAVGGGSVIDTAKALAFGALYEGDTWDFFLGKEEVTQALPIGVIATVASSGSEMSNATIVSKEKHKLGVETNLIIPKFSILNPEYTLKLPKYHTGVGVSDILTHLLERYFTSVTNVNLTDFLLEGAAKSLLINGNHLINDLENYELRAEIMWTASMAHNNSLELGREPDWASHRIEHEVSGQYGIVHGEGMAVIFPAWMTYVSQFHPDIFVQYGVRVFGIDPFAYTQDEIISLSIEKTKEFFNQMGMRSSLSEFDIDNTHFIEMAKRATKDDTQTVGHLKPLNSEDIINILELAL, encoded by the coding sequence ATGTTAAATTTTAATTATCACAACCCAGCAAATATTTATTTTGGAAAAGGCGAAGAGAAAAAAGTTGGGGAATTAATCAGCACGTACACTCAAACAAACAATGTTTTAGTGTTATATAGTGGCGATTATATTTTCGATTTAGGCATTTACCAAACCATTGAAGAAGAATGTCAAAAATTTGATATCCAGTTATTTAAAAATGGGGATGTTGTACCTAACCCTGAATTGAGTCTTATTCAGCGATTAGAAAAAGAAGTAACAGAAAATAAGATTGATTTTATTTTAGCTGTTGGAGGCGGTAGTGTCATTGATACGGCTAAGGCTTTGGCTTTTGGTGCTTTATATGAGGGTGATACTTGGGATTTCTTTTTAGGAAAAGAAGAAGTAACACAAGCACTACCAATTGGCGTGATCGCAACAGTTGCCTCTTCTGGTTCTGAAATGTCTAATGCAACTATTGTCTCCAAAGAAAAACACAAATTAGGTGTTGAAACTAATTTGATTATTCCTAAGTTTTCTATTTTAAATCCTGAATACACATTGAAATTACCTAAATACCACACAGGTGTAGGTGTTTCAGATATCCTAACTCATCTTTTAGAACGCTATTTTACAAGTGTTACTAATGTTAATTTAACGGATTTTCTCTTAGAAGGAGCTGCAAAATCGTTACTTATCAATGGTAATCACTTAATCAATGACTTAGAAAATTATGAGCTACGAGCTGAAATTATGTGGACTGCTTCTATGGCCCACAACAACAGTCTAGAATTAGGACGTGAACCAGATTGGGCTTCTCATAGAATCGAGCATGAAGTAAGTGGACAGTACGGCATTGTTCATGGGGAAGGAATGGCTGTTATTTTCCCAGCATGGATGACTTATGTTAGTCAATTCCATCCAGATATTTTTGTTCAATACGGTGTTCGTGTGTTTGGCATCGATCCTTTTGCCTATACACAAGATGAGATTATTTCTCTGAGTATTGAAAAAACAAAAGAATTTTTCAACCAAATGGGAATGAGAAGTTCTTTAAGTGAATTTGATATTGATAACACTCATTTTATAGAGATGGCTAAACGAGCAACAAAAGATGACACACAAACTGTGGGTCACTTAAAGCCTCTTAACTCTGAAGACATTATTAATATTTTAGAATTAGCCCTATAA
- the menA gene encoding 1,4-dihydroxy-2-naphthoate polyprenyltransferase produces MTMKVFLELVEIRTKLASLFPFLVGLLFSAFYFDQINAQNMFLFFLAMLVFDMATTAINNLMDFKKAKNDHYQENTNIVGTAKLSEKKVSFLIYSMITFSSLIGIYLTYQTSLLLLAMGGLCFLIGIFYTFGPVPLSRMPLGEIFSGVTMGFGIFFITIYLNISDLGVLNLTFIEGKFLLYGQIKELLSIVWASVPMIFTIANIMLANNLCDLEQDISNHRYTLPYYIGRENGVKLFQFLMYSCYFFIIGGVILGIYHWAMLIVCLSFPIIHKNVQIFSQKQEKATTFGISIKNLIIFNGAQVIGLIMSLILK; encoded by the coding sequence ATGACCATGAAAGTTTTTTTAGAGTTGGTGGAAATTAGAACAAAATTAGCTAGTCTTTTTCCTTTTTTAGTAGGGCTGTTATTTTCAGCATTTTACTTTGATCAAATCAATGCTCAAAACATGTTCCTATTTTTCTTAGCTATGTTGGTCTTTGATATGGCAACAACAGCAATTAATAACTTAATGGATTTTAAAAAGGCTAAAAATGACCATTATCAAGAAAACACTAATATAGTAGGAACAGCAAAATTAAGTGAAAAAAAAGTTAGTTTTTTGATTTACTCAATGATTACTTTTTCAAGTTTAATCGGAATTTATTTAACGTATCAGACGAGCTTATTGTTACTAGCTATGGGTGGACTATGTTTTTTAATTGGTATTTTTTATACGTTTGGACCAGTTCCTTTATCACGAATGCCATTAGGTGAAATTTTTAGTGGCGTGACAATGGGATTTGGTATATTCTTTATAACGATTTATTTAAACATTTCAGACTTAGGTGTTTTAAACTTAACTTTCATAGAAGGTAAGTTTCTGTTATATGGACAAATCAAAGAATTATTATCGATTGTCTGGGCATCTGTTCCGATGATTTTCACAATTGCCAACATTATGCTAGCTAATAATTTATGCGATTTAGAGCAGGATATTTCAAATCATCGTTATACTCTACCTTATTATATAGGAAGAGAAAATGGAGTGAAGCTATTTCAGTTTCTAATGTATAGTTGTTATTTCTTTATTATAGGTGGGGTTATTTTAGGCATTTACCACTGGGCAATGTTAATTGTTTGCTTAAGTTTTCCAATTATTCATAAAAATGTTCAAATTTTTAGTCAGAAACAAGAAAAAGCAACAACATTTGGTATTTCCATTAAAAATTTAATTATTTTTAATGGCGCTCAAGTTATTGGTTTGATAATGAGTTTAATTTTGAAATAA
- a CDS encoding FAD:protein FMN transferase, translated as MTSRNKRWLAFLLTPMAVLMLASCSTGEKDSKNVEKKASQSTLLKEPYKKEEFLMGTYVRVQIFDEGKEDVLEKTFDRIKELDKKITVNQKGSEVDEINDQAGIKPVKVSDDVYRLTEDSLYYSKDSKGGFDLTIGPITELWHIGFDDARKPEQKEIDEQLKFVDYEKVKLDKKESTVFLEEKGMQLDLGAIAKGFITDEAVKVLEENGVTSGIVDLGGNIYVLGDSPRSKDGEWKIGIQDPNEARNTIAGSVKKKDMSLVTSGIYERNLEVDGKLYHHLFDSKTGYPFENELAGVTIISETSVAGDGLSTGVFSMGVKDGMKYVEARGDIEAIFITKDDDIYLSSGIKDNFKLNEDSPYKVKDIKELK; from the coding sequence ATGACATCACGTAATAAACGTTGGCTAGCATTTTTGTTAACACCCATGGCTGTGTTAATGTTAGCTTCATGTAGTACTGGCGAAAAAGATTCAAAAAATGTAGAGAAAAAAGCAAGTCAATCGACACTCTTAAAAGAACCATATAAAAAAGAAGAGTTTTTAATGGGAACTTATGTAAGAGTTCAGATTTTCGATGAAGGTAAAGAAGATGTTTTAGAAAAAACTTTTGATAGAATTAAAGAATTAGATAAGAAGATAACGGTTAATCAAAAAGGATCAGAGGTTGATGAAATTAATGATCAGGCAGGTATTAAACCGGTAAAAGTGTCTGATGATGTTTATCGTCTGACAGAAGATTCTCTTTATTATAGTAAAGATTCTAAAGGTGGTTTTGATTTAACGATTGGACCAATCACAGAATTATGGCATATCGGCTTTGATGACGCGAGAAAACCAGAGCAAAAAGAGATTGATGAACAATTAAAATTTGTTGATTATGAAAAAGTAAAACTAGATAAAAAAGAGAGTACTGTTTTCCTAGAAGAAAAAGGTATGCAATTAGATCTAGGTGCCATCGCTAAAGGATTTATCACAGATGAAGCAGTAAAAGTTTTAGAAGAGAATGGTGTCACCTCAGGAATTGTTGATTTAGGCGGGAATATTTATGTTTTAGGAGATAGTCCTAGAAGTAAAGATGGCGAGTGGAAAATCGGTATTCAAGATCCTAATGAAGCAAGAAATACTATTGCAGGATCTGTGAAGAAAAAAGACATGTCACTCGTAACGTCAGGTATTTATGAACGTAATTTAGAAGTAGATGGTAAACTATATCATCACTTATTTGATTCTAAAACAGGGTATCCTTTTGAAAATGAACTAGCAGGTGTAACGATTATTTCGGAAACGTCTGTTGCTGGTGACGGTCTTTCAACGGGAGTCTTTTCAATGGGTGTAAAAGATGGAATGAAATATGTTGAAGCCCGAGGTGATATCGAAGCTATTTTTATTACTAAAGATGATGATATCTATTTAAGTAGTGGTATTAAAGATAATTTTAAATTAAATGAAGACTCTCCTTATAAAGTAAAAGATATTAAAGAGCTAAAATAG
- the pplA gene encoding extracellular electron transfer flavoprotein PplA, protein MKMKKLITGVTVLAMSTLLLAACGGSKDKDTKESTAASSSVAKTDEKKEEAPKKQIAGGELKDGEYTLEEKNENNDYRATFTMVVKDGKITESKYDNINKDGKSKTEDKDYNKAMEEKAKTSPEKFIPELNEALVAAQSADAVDVVTGATHSAESFKNYAQQLIQAAQAGKTDKIEIDNGAKLKDGDYTLEEKNESNGYRTVFTMVVKDGKIAESKYDNINKDGKSKTEDAKYNDMMKEQAKTNPEAFIPELNKGLVEKQKPSEMDVVTGATHSTHSFQMYAEQLINAAEKGDTAKIEVDNIVFEK, encoded by the coding sequence ATGAAAATGAAAAAATTAATTACTGGCGTAACTGTTTTAGCTATGTCAACTCTATTGTTAGCAGCTTGTGGCGGAAGTAAAGATAAAGATACAAAAGAATCAACAGCAGCATCTTCATCAGTTGCTAAAACAGATGAGAAAAAAGAAGAAGCACCTAAGAAACAAATCGCTGGTGGCGAACTTAAAGACGGCGAATATACATTAGAAGAAAAAAATGAAAATAACGATTACCGTGCAACATTTACAATGGTTGTAAAAGACGGTAAAATTACTGAATCTAAATATGATAACATCAACAAAGATGGTAAATCAAAAACAGAAGATAAAGATTACAACAAAGCTATGGAAGAAAAAGCAAAAACAAGCCCAGAGAAATTTATTCCTGAGTTAAATGAAGCTTTAGTAGCTGCACAATCTGCTGATGCTGTTGATGTAGTAACAGGAGCAACTCACTCTGCTGAATCATTTAAAAACTATGCACAACAATTAATCCAAGCTGCTCAAGCTGGAAAAACTGATAAAATCGAAATCGATAATGGTGCTAAATTAAAAGATGGTGACTACACATTAGAAGAAAAAAATGAATCTAATGGCTACCGTACAGTATTTACAATGGTTGTAAAAGACGGCAAAATTGCAGAATCTAAATATGATAACATCAACAAAGATGGAAAATCAAAAACAGAAGATGCAAAATACAACGATATGATGAAAGAACAAGCTAAAACAAATCCAGAAGCTTTCATCCCAGAATTAAACAAAGGTTTAGTTGAAAAACAAAAACCATCTGAAATGGATGTAGTAACAGGAGCAACTCACTCAACTCATTCATTCCAAATGTATGCTGAACAATTAATCAATGCTGCTGAAAAAGGCGACACTGCTAAAATTGAAGTAGACAACATTGTATTTGAAAAATAA